From [Clostridium] symbiosum, a single genomic window includes:
- a CDS encoding LCP family protein: MVEKTEKDKKQNKFMHSKLFIAVISLCVLIAAILFINFSYNLYLDKKKAEAGISEEIGGDDLEAASGRAGNGVIELDGKKYRRNTAIRAILCIGVDTQGEMESYQASGVAGQADGLFLVAQDMARDTVKILMIPRDTMTEITLFDLMGNELGKDTQHLTLAFAYGDGKEKSCELMKEAVSDLLFGLKIDGYLAGNTSSIGLLNDEVGGVTVTIPVDGLEKRDPELVKGREIHLNGEQAEIFVRYRDITVAQTAISRMDRQKQYMEAYLKRVKEAASKDNTLITRIVNDIEEHMVTNMAKDQYLDMGLAFLNSQQQVGQGDFLTVPGEAVETERFDEFHPDLEGLKRMVVELFYKEAN; this comes from the coding sequence ATGGTTGAGAAAACAGAAAAGGATAAGAAACAAAATAAGTTCATGCATAGCAAGCTGTTTATCGCCGTTATTTCCCTGTGTGTATTGATTGCAGCAATCCTGTTTATTAACTTTAGCTATAACCTGTACCTTGATAAGAAAAAAGCAGAGGCAGGCATCTCCGAGGAAATTGGAGGAGATGATTTGGAGGCCGCGTCAGGTAGGGCGGGTAATGGTGTCATTGAACTGGATGGGAAGAAGTACCGCAGAAATACTGCGATCAGGGCAATCCTTTGTATCGGTGTTGACACCCAGGGGGAGATGGAATCCTATCAGGCCTCCGGCGTGGCCGGACAGGCGGACGGACTTTTCCTGGTAGCCCAGGATATGGCCAGGGATACGGTTAAAATATTGATGATTCCCAGAGACACGATGACGGAAATTACACTGTTTGATTTGATGGGAAATGAGCTGGGAAAAGATACCCAGCATTTGACACTGGCATTTGCCTATGGCGACGGTAAAGAAAAAAGCTGTGAGCTGATGAAGGAGGCTGTGTCGGATCTCCTGTTCGGGCTGAAAATTGACGGCTATCTGGCCGGAAATACAAGTTCGATCGGCCTTTTGAATGATGAGGTAGGCGGCGTAACAGTCACAATACCGGTGGACGGGCTGGAAAAACGTGACCCGGAACTTGTGAAGGGCAGAGAGATTCATTTGAATGGGGAACAGGCTGAGATATTTGTCCGATACCGTGATATCACGGTGGCTCAGACGGCAATCAGCCGTATGGATCGTCAAAAACAGTATATGGAAGCCTATTTAAAAAGGGTAAAGGAAGCGGCATCAAAGGATAATACGCTGATTACCCGTATTGTCAATGATATTGAGGAACATATGGTCACCAACATGGCGAAGGATCAGTATCTGGATATGGGGCTTGCGTTTCTGAACAGCCAGCAGCAGGTAGGCCAGGGAGACTTTCTGACCGTGCCGGGAGAGGCGGTCGAGACGGAGCGGTTTGATGAATTCCATCCGGATCTGGAGGGACTGAAACGGATGGTGGTTGAGCTGTTTTATAAGGAAGCCAATTAG
- a CDS encoding CDP-alcohol phosphatidyltransferase family protein: protein MKYSARYFRESMPEWKRKKDPIFVRAFYRPVSFYGSAFCANLGIKANYVTVFSLFISFFAAISYFCSNHSINIIGASLINCWLVLDCIDGNLARSVERQPFGEFLDAMGSYILVSFLGIGIGVYVFKNGGLFLLSNNYWWIILGALISILDLLMRLTYQKYKNNSVELQESGAIPVELDKRLAHDSSTSIRTRIEMEFGIAGILPPAILVCTILNFLDIILVYMFLYNLTGCILVIILYTRKSLKYINKPIR, encoded by the coding sequence ATGAAATATAGTGCGAGATATTTTAGAGAAAGCATGCCTGAATGGAAAAGAAAAAAGGATCCAATTTTTGTAAGAGCATTTTATAGACCAGTATCATTTTATGGTTCCGCCTTTTGCGCAAACCTGGGAATTAAGGCGAACTATGTTACGGTTTTTTCACTATTTATTTCATTTTTTGCAGCAATATCATACTTTTGTTCTAATCACAGCATAAACATAATAGGAGCAAGTTTAATTAACTGTTGGCTTGTCTTAGATTGTATTGATGGAAATTTAGCTAGAAGTGTTGAACGGCAACCTTTTGGAGAATTTCTTGATGCTATGGGCAGTTATATACTTGTTTCATTTTTAGGAATAGGAATTGGCGTATATGTATTTAAAAATGGAGGTCTATTTTTGTTAAGTAATAATTACTGGTGGATAATTCTTGGAGCTTTAATTTCAATTCTAGATCTTTTAATGCGTCTAACATATCAAAAATATAAAAATAATTCTGTTGAGTTACAAGAATCAGGTGCAATACCAGTTGAATTGGATAAAAGATTAGCTCATGATTCGTCAACCAGTATTCGAACAAGAATAGAAATGGAATTTGGAATAGCTGGTATTCTACCGCCAGCAATATTAGTATGCACTATTTTAAACTTTCTTGATATTATTCTTGTATACATGTTTTTGTATAATTTAACAGGGTGTATATTAGTAATAATTCTGTATACTAGAAAATCATTAAAGTATATAAATAAACCAATAAGGTGA
- a CDS encoding CpsB/CapC family capsule biosynthesis tyrosine phosphatase has protein sequence MISESGIIDVHSHIIPGADDGCRYIGETLEMLKLAYSQGVRGVIATPHYVRGHNRMDADTLKEKTGKLRESVAAVLPDMKIYQGQEILYFDGVTEKLASGEVLTLQGTRYVLVEFMPSVPYNELFLAVRTLLLAGYFPILAHIERYQCLRKGGYVEELIRAGAYMQMNYRCLSRAKGLAERAWCRKTVLEGNIHLLGSDMHRLDYRPPELEKTLAWLKKRGGEELTRKLTVENATAILAGDSL, from the coding sequence ATGATATCAGAATCAGGAATTATCGATGTACATTCGCACATCATACCGGGAGCGGACGATGGGTGCAGGTATATCGGAGAAACCTTGGAGATGCTGAAACTGGCATATAGTCAGGGAGTGAGGGGCGTGATTGCCACGCCGCACTATGTGCGCGGACATAACCGAATGGACGCGGATACCCTGAAGGAAAAAACGGGCAAGCTTCGGGAGAGTGTAGCGGCTGTTTTACCAGATATGAAAATCTACCAGGGACAGGAAATTTTATATTTTGACGGTGTTACCGAAAAACTGGCCTCGGGTGAAGTCCTGACGCTTCAGGGGACAAGATATGTCCTGGTCGAATTTATGCCGTCGGTTCCATATAATGAGCTTTTTCTGGCAGTACGGACTCTGCTGCTTGCCGGTTATTTTCCAATATTAGCTCATATTGAACGGTATCAATGCCTGAGAAAGGGCGGATATGTGGAGGAACTGATTCGCGCAGGCGCCTATATGCAGATGAATTACCGCTGCCTAAGCAGGGCAAAGGGCCTGGCGGAACGCGCCTGGTGCAGAAAAACGGTTTTAGAAGGAAATATCCATCTGCTTGGGTCCGATATGCACCGGCTCGATTACAGGCCACCGGAACTGGAAAAGACCCTGGCCTGGCTGAAAAAAAGAGGTGGCGAAGAGCTGACAAGGAAATTGACAGTGGAAAACGCTACAGCAATTTTAGCCGGAGACAGTTTGTAA
- a CDS encoding CpsD/CapB family tyrosine-protein kinase, translating into MGELVLKGFEVNDYQYEEAMKTLRTNIQFSGNNIHTIMFTSSVPNEGKSETTFQLAASMAQLGKKVLLIDADIRKSVLVSRYHLEHQVDGLSQYLSGQSKKEEVIYNTNIENLNIIFSGPFSPNPAELLEGNLFGELVMWARGCYDYILIDSPPMGSVIDGAVISRHCDGAVLVIESGAISYRLLQKVKGQLGKSGCRILGAVLNKVDIKQGSYYYYGKYGKYYGYGHEDSKQGKDAKTVSV; encoded by the coding sequence ATGGGAGAACTGGTTCTGAAAGGATTTGAAGTAAACGATTATCAGTATGAAGAGGCGATGAAAACGCTCAGGACCAATATCCAGTTTTCGGGCAATAACATACATACAATCATGTTCACCAGCTCTGTGCCGAATGAAGGGAAAAGTGAGACCACGTTTCAGTTGGCGGCATCCATGGCCCAGCTAGGTAAAAAGGTGCTCTTAATTGACGCCGATATCAGAAAATCGGTGCTGGTTTCCAGGTATCATCTGGAACATCAGGTGGACGGCCTGTCACAGTATCTGAGCGGCCAAAGTAAAAAAGAAGAGGTTATTTACAATACCAATATTGAAAACCTGAATATCATTTTTTCCGGTCCGTTTTCACCAAATCCGGCGGAACTTCTCGAAGGAAACCTGTTCGGAGAGCTGGTAATGTGGGCAAGAGGATGCTATGACTACATATTGATTGATTCGCCGCCTATGGGAAGCGTAATAGACGGAGCCGTTATCTCGCGTCACTGTGACGGGGCGGTTCTTGTTATCGAGAGCGGGGCTATCAGTTACCGTCTTCTTCAGAAGGTCAAGGGACAGCTGGGAAAGAGCGGCTGCCGTATCCTTGGGGCAGTGCTTAACAAAGTCGATATTAAACAGGGAAGCTATTACTACTATGGCAAGTACGGTAAATATTATGGGTACGGCCATGAAGATTCGAAACAGGGGAAAGACGCCAAAACGGTTTCCGTTTAA
- a CDS encoding Wzz/FepE/Etk N-terminal domain-containing protein, with product MEKMYQDDDEIEIDLRELLFELKKKIWFIIAGLLIGAAVTGAYSKFLITPQYKSEAKLYVLSKETTLTSLADLQIGSQLTQDYKVLVVSRPVLQGVVDHMKLDMTYRELEKKMTIDNPNNTRILTLTIEDPNPYLAKAIVDEIANTASDYIGEIMEMVPPKLIEDGEVATIKSSPHVLKNTIIGGILGLLLVCGIIVVRVILNDTVKSEEDVSKYLELPVLAVIPKKGNGSDRKKGQGKEKKSRSTARNTKVPSVDKEHGSGQKGSTDKKEGGERK from the coding sequence ATGGAAAAGATGTATCAGGACGATGACGAAATAGAGATTGATCTCAGAGAACTATTGTTTGAACTGAAGAAAAAAATATGGTTTATCATCGCAGGCCTTTTAATCGGCGCGGCGGTGACGGGTGCCTACAGTAAATTTCTGATTACGCCGCAGTATAAGTCGGAAGCAAAACTTTATGTACTTTCAAAAGAGACAACACTGACATCCCTGGCGGATTTACAGATCGGAAGCCAGCTTACGCAGGACTATAAAGTTCTTGTCGTCAGCAGGCCGGTACTTCAGGGTGTTGTTGACCATATGAAGCTCGACATGACCTACAGGGAACTTGAGAAAAAGATGACTATTGACAACCCGAACAACACACGTATTCTTACGTTGACAATAGAGGACCCGAACCCCTATCTGGCAAAAGCAATCGTTGATGAAATAGCCAACACCGCTTCCGATTATATCGGAGAGATTATGGAAATGGTACCGCCCAAACTGATTGAAGACGGTGAGGTGGCGACGATTAAATCAAGCCCGCATGTTCTCAAAAACACCATCATCGGCGGAATCCTGGGACTTTTACTCGTATGCGGAATTATCGTTGTAAGAGTGATATTGAACGATACGGTTAAATCGGAAGAAGACGTCAGCAAATACCTGGAGCTTCCTGTACTCGCCGTAATTCCGAAAAAAGGAAACGGCAGCGACAGAAAGAAAGGCCAGGGAAAAGAAAAGAAATCCCGCAGTACGGCCAGGAACACCAAGGTGCCGTCTGTTGATAAGGAACACGGCTCCGGCCAAAAAGGCAGTACCGATAAAAAGGAAGGGGGAGAACGCAAATGA
- a CDS encoding tyrosine-type recombinase/integrase, with product MELHMITPDLQIQYRDYLERDEKSSHTVEKYQRDLKKFILYLGGQSVTKDLVIGFKENLVKAYAVNSVNSILASLNSFFQFTGWQELKVKQLKKQHQVYCPEEKELTRKEYFALITSAEKEGKEKIGLIIQTIGSTGIRISELSSITVQAVKNGVAQVDCKGKNRQVLLPRKLVIKLSHYIRKEHLRTGPVFVTKSGNPLNRSNIWREMKRVCRLAGVNAKKVFPHNLRHLFATSFYKMEKDIAKLADLLGHSNINTTRIYIISSGVEHRKQIERMNLLL from the coding sequence ATGGAACTTCATATGATAACACCTGACTTGCAAATACAATACCGGGATTACCTGGAGCGGGATGAAAAGAGCAGTCATACAGTGGAAAAATATCAAAGAGACTTAAAGAAATTTATATTATATCTTGGCGGGCAAAGTGTGACGAAAGATCTCGTGATCGGTTTTAAAGAAAATCTGGTGAAAGCGTATGCGGTGAACAGCGTTAATTCAATTCTGGCATCACTCAACAGTTTCTTTCAGTTTACCGGCTGGCAGGAATTAAAAGTAAAGCAGCTCAAAAAACAGCATCAGGTTTATTGCCCGGAGGAAAAGGAACTGACCAGGAAAGAATACTTTGCACTTATTACATCTGCCGAGAAAGAGGGGAAAGAGAAAATAGGGCTGATTATACAGACGATAGGCAGCACTGGTATCAGAATCAGCGAATTGTCCAGTATTACCGTCCAGGCAGTGAAGAATGGGGTGGCCCAGGTGGACTGTAAAGGTAAAAACCGCCAGGTTCTTCTGCCGAGAAAACTGGTGATAAAATTATCGCATTATATAAGGAAAGAACACCTTCGCACCGGCCCTGTTTTTGTTACTAAAAGCGGCAACCCGCTTAACCGCAGCAACATCTGGAGAGAAATGAAAAGAGTCTGTCGCCTTGCAGGAGTGAATGCAAAAAAAGTATTCCCCCATAATCTGAGACACCTGTTCGCCACCTCATTTTACAAGATGGAAAAAGATATTGCAAAATTAGCCGATTTGTTGGGACATAGTAATATTAATACGACAAGAATTTATATTATTTCATCGGGGGTGGAACATAGAAAGCAGATTGAGAGGATGAATTTGTTATTATGA
- a CDS encoding O-antigen polymerase — MIYILLFLLVVLFGIIYFFSRDIFSPSCVLCESYIISIISGIIHSKMLGWDFNISLKTFGLCLIGMVIFELAYGFTYYIQKKTLIKNNIETRRFALHSIDISRTKIGILICIQIIVLILYIYYFVKNIGGLSIATITDTMMSYRSSYYFEDNANSNTLIPSFVTQMTKISRVISYFCIYIFILNKLNSDDKKTRNRLLLIPCLIYIPIVLLSGGRYYIIMFFISTFIIWVILNKVLNNKQVLLKNFIKIVASILFVLLFFSVTRTLVGRTSTTGILEYITGYLGRNVKMLDMYINDPITQSNIWGQETFYSLNRILYKLGILKEKYTIYLEFRYLNGISMGNTYTAFRCMYNDFGMIGVIILQTIEGIVFSLIYSFITLKKINTYSILVLLYSMLIATLFMHSYSESFYNEVISLSYIIFITGFYALGYYLRIYLKDSGIISIRRKI, encoded by the coding sequence ATGATTTACATTTTGTTATTTTTATTAGTAGTTTTATTTGGAATAATATACTTTTTCTCACGAGATATTTTTTCGCCAAGTTGCGTCTTGTGTGAGTCTTATATTATATCAATTATTTCAGGAATCATTCATAGTAAAATGTTAGGATGGGATTTTAACATTAGCTTAAAGACATTTGGATTATGTTTAATCGGAATGGTGATTTTTGAGTTAGCTTATGGCTTTACATATTATATACAAAAAAAAACTCTAATTAAGAACAATATTGAGACAAGAAGATTTGCATTACATTCTATAGATATAAGTCGAACCAAAATTGGTATTTTAATTTGTATTCAAATAATAGTATTGATTTTATATATTTATTATTTTGTGAAAAATATAGGAGGTTTAAGTATCGCTACAATTACTGATACTATGATGTCATATAGATCGTCTTATTATTTTGAAGATAATGCAAACTCAAATACATTGATACCAAGTTTTGTAACACAGATGACAAAAATTAGCAGAGTGATTTCATATTTTTGTATTTACATTTTTATTTTAAATAAACTTAATTCAGATGATAAAAAAACAAGAAATAGATTATTATTGATACCATGTTTGATTTATATACCCATAGTTCTTTTATCGGGAGGACGATATTATATCATTATGTTTTTTATCTCAACATTTATTATTTGGGTTATTCTCAATAAAGTGCTTAATAACAAACAGGTATTATTAAAAAATTTCATTAAAATTGTTGCTTCTATTCTTTTTGTATTGCTCTTTTTTTCAGTAACTAGGACATTAGTGGGAAGAACTAGCACAACGGGAATACTTGAGTATATAACGGGCTATTTGGGAAGAAATGTCAAAATGTTAGATATGTATATAAACGACCCAATAACACAGAGCAATATATGGGGGCAAGAGACATTTTATTCTCTTAATAGAATTTTGTATAAGCTAGGAATTCTTAAGGAAAAGTATACTATATATTTAGAATTTAGATATTTAAATGGAATATCTATGGGAAATACTTATACAGCATTTAGATGTATGTATAACGATTTTGGCATGATAGGTGTAATTATTTTACAAACTATTGAGGGAATAGTATTTTCGTTAATTTATAGTTTTATCACTTTGAAAAAAATAAATACTTATAGCATCTTAGTTTTGTTATATTCAATGTTAATAGCGACTCTTTTTATGCATTCGTATTCAGAGAGTTTTTATAATGAGGTTATTTCATTGAGCTATATTATTTTTATAACGGGGTTTTATGCACTTGGTTACTATTTGAGAATTTATTTGAAGGATAGTGGGATTATTTCAATTAGGAGAAAAATATGA
- a CDS encoding glycosyltransferase: MIPKIIHYCWFGKRDLPKSAIKCMESWSRFLPGCEIKRWDESNYDFRKRNYTLEAYEMGKYAFVSDVARLDVVYNEGGIYLDTDVELIKDITPLLHYSAYMGFQGKSRDGKCYVNTGIGFGSEAGNPIIKEMIEDYDKVNFIKRDGSLDMLSCPVRNSKVLEKHGLIYNGLKQQLEGIVIMEPSVLCPMDEITGRLVINESKTLSIHYFDATWLSKKKRVKRCIRRLIGPDLLRFY; this comes from the coding sequence ATGATACCTAAAATTATTCATTACTGTTGGTTCGGTAAGAGAGATCTTCCTAAATCTGCAATTAAATGTATGGAAAGTTGGAGTCGTTTTCTACCTGGCTGTGAAATAAAAAGATGGGATGAATCGAATTATGACTTTCGGAAGAGAAACTATACTTTAGAGGCATATGAGATGGGAAAATATGCGTTTGTTAGTGATGTGGCAAGATTGGATGTCGTGTACAACGAGGGAGGAATATACTTAGATACTGATGTTGAATTAATTAAAGACATTACCCCTCTTTTACACTATTCTGCGTATATGGGATTTCAAGGAAAAAGTAGAGATGGAAAATGTTACGTCAATACGGGAATTGGCTTTGGTTCAGAAGCGGGTAATCCTATTATTAAAGAAATGATAGAAGATTACGATAAAGTTAATTTTATTAAAAGAGATGGTTCATTGGATATGTTATCTTGTCCTGTTAGGAATTCTAAAGTTCTAGAAAAACATGGTCTGATTTATAATGGTCTGAAACAACAATTGGAAGGGATAGTGATAATGGAACCCTCTGTTCTATGCCCAATGGACGAAATAACTGGTAGGTTAGTTATTAATGAGTCCAAGACTTTATCGATACATTATTTTGATGCAACTTGGCTTTCAAAAAAAAAGCGAGTAAAGCGATGTATAAGAAGGTTAATAGGACCAGATTTATTAAGATTTTATTAA
- a CDS encoding glycosyltransferase family 2 protein, translating to MDTLISVIVPVYGVENYLSTCIDSIIKQTYANIEIILVDDGSQDKSGELCDYYLTQDSRIRVIHKKNGGLSDARNAGIDICNGEFISFIDSDDYISPIFIEILYNAAKKMNADIVTCSNAVSFIDGVAKKVELETKLERCNIEEIKQKEVIRKILYQRIPNGAPHRLYKRSIFNELRFPFGYLFEDVATVYKAFFLANKIAIVDANLYAYRIRQDSIVRMKFSDKKMIAITIGKELFENISLFDLSLKKAAASRAFALNFQVFLQVPPNDQENLKKLWEEIIKYRKLVISDFDTYIRPKNKYAAILSFLGMRTAHKIGRRILYNN from the coding sequence ATGGATACATTAATTAGTGTGATTGTGCCTGTATATGGTGTGGAGAATTATTTAAGCACATGTATTGATAGCATAATTAAACAGACATATGCAAATATAGAAATAATACTGGTTGATGACGGTTCTCAAGATAAAAGCGGAGAATTGTGCGACTACTATTTAACACAAGATTCTCGTATTAGAGTGATACATAAAAAGAATGGAGGACTTTCAGATGCACGAAATGCGGGAATTGATATATGTAATGGAGAGTTCATTTCTTTCATTGATAGTGATGATTATATCTCGCCAATATTTATAGAAATTCTGTATAATGCGGCAAAAAAAATGAATGCTGATATTGTTACTTGTTCTAATGCGGTTAGTTTTATTGATGGAGTAGCTAAAAAAGTTGAACTGGAAACAAAATTGGAAAGATGTAACATAGAAGAAATAAAGCAAAAAGAAGTGATAAGAAAAATTTTATACCAAAGAATTCCAAATGGTGCACCGCATAGATTGTATAAACGATCTATTTTTAATGAACTTAGGTTTCCATTTGGATATCTATTTGAAGATGTTGCTACAGTTTATAAGGCATTTTTTTTAGCAAATAAAATAGCTATAGTAGATGCTAATCTTTATGCATATAGAATCAGACAAGATAGTATTGTGAGAATGAAATTTTCTGATAAAAAGATGATCGCAATTACTATTGGAAAAGAACTCTTTGAAAATATTTCATTATTTGATTTATCGTTAAAAAAAGCAGCGGCATCTAGAGCGTTTGCTTTGAATTTTCAGGTATTCTTGCAAGTTCCACCTAATGATCAAGAGAATCTAAAAAAACTATGGGAAGAAATCATTAAATATAGAAAGTTAGTTATAAGTGATTTTGATACTTATATTCGTCCTAAAAATAAATATGCAGCGATACTCTCTTTTTTGGGAATGCGTACTGCACATAAAATAGGGAGAAGAATATTATATAACAATTAA
- a CDS encoding glycosyltransferase gives MKKILMVCEAFGGGVFTYVSQLCNDMIDYFEVYLAYSLRPQTPKNYKDFIDSNVHLIEVKNFGNKSLINTIKVIKELHKIEQEIKPDIIHLHSSIAGGLGRLAYRGATNTVVYTPHGYAHILMGRSKTSKVYEILEKMLGKTNAITLTCCESENEVAEKLCKRTAYIETGINLLDLANSLNDIEAVKNEKFTVFTLGRVCVQKQPCIFNKIAELVPEAKFIWIGNGELEKELKASNIEVTGWKPRKDALAMAKGADAFILCSLGEAIAMSLIENMFIKKLVLVSNTMGNKSVIHDGINGYVCNYAEEYAFKIKAAIKNFPKELPEKAYQDVLEIYNTEVMKNKYIKFYNSLL, from the coding sequence ATGAAAAAAATTTTAATGGTATGTGAGGCTTTCGGTGGAGGGGTTTTTACATATGTCTCACAACTTTGTAACGACATGATAGATTATTTTGAGGTTTATTTGGCATATTCGCTCAGACCACAGACGCCGAAGAATTATAAAGATTTTATTGATTCTAATGTTCATTTGATAGAAGTAAAAAACTTTGGCAATAAAAGTCTTATTAATACTATAAAAGTTATTAAAGAGTTGCATAAAATTGAACAGGAAATTAAACCTGATATTATTCATTTACATTCGTCTATTGCAGGTGGCTTGGGACGACTCGCTTATAGGGGGGCGACTAATACTGTTGTCTATACTCCGCATGGATATGCACATATTCTAATGGGGAGGAGTAAAACGAGTAAAGTGTACGAGATTTTAGAGAAAATGTTAGGAAAAACGAATGCTATTACTCTAACCTGCTGTGAAAGTGAAAATGAAGTTGCTGAGAAACTATGTAAAAGGACTGCATACATAGAAACAGGTATAAATTTGCTGGATTTAGCAAATTCACTCAATGATATAGAGGCCGTAAAAAATGAAAAATTTACTGTATTTACTCTTGGACGTGTGTGTGTACAAAAGCAGCCATGTATTTTTAATAAAATAGCTGAACTTGTTCCAGAAGCAAAGTTTATTTGGATTGGTAATGGAGAGTTGGAAAAAGAATTAAAAGCTTCTAATATAGAAGTTACAGGATGGAAACCGAGAAAGGATGCTCTAGCCATGGCGAAAGGGGCAGATGCGTTTATTCTTTGCAGTTTAGGAGAAGCAATAGCAATGAGCCTTATTGAAAATATGTTTATTAAAAAGTTGGTTTTAGTAAGTAATACTATGGGAAATAAAAGTGTTATTCATGATGGGATTAATGGATATGTTTGTAATTACGCTGAGGAATATGCCTTTAAAATTAAAGCTGCAATTAAGAACTTTCCCAAGGAATTACCAGAAAAAGCATATCAAGATGTGCTTGAGATATATAATACAGAGGTAATGAAAAATAAATATATAAAATTCTATAATTCATTATTATGA
- a CDS encoding sugar transferase codes for MILKNRAFYMVLDIAAIIISYILSAIIREPVLAGKSSQELWFGGMMLLVVYVLVILFYAPKRGLMRRNNWNEFRIVVTINFQMALLLSLLLYLCRVGTRFPRSFYIVLFFFNVIWMYLGRVFLKNVLFSFYRNPQNRKRLFICSNKENALKVMHKFVTSSMYDYEAVALMLVDNQKTEENERVAIYRILHRDSRSYMEESKESLEDFLRHQVIDEALLSLPESGREEISRFVSRLETMGINTHVTVNSFIRGNKEKMVEDFGVYHVLTYSPRIFEPTEMFLKRAMDIAGGLVGLILTGVLSIFVIPAICLESPGAPIFKQSRIGRNGRRFYIYKFRSMYKDAEERKKELMAQNEMDGLMFKMKDDPRITKVGKFIRKTSIDEFPQFYNVLKGDMSLVGTRPPTEEEFMQYEERHKRRLSLKPGLTGLWQVKGRSEITDFEEVVKLDLEYIDNWTIWSDIKLLIETVFVVLFQRGAT; via the coding sequence ATGATTTTAAAAAATAGAGCATTCTACATGGTATTGGATATAGCGGCAATCATTATTTCCTACATATTGTCGGCGATTATCAGGGAACCTGTGTTGGCGGGGAAGTCCTCGCAGGAACTCTGGTTTGGTGGAATGATGCTCCTGGTAGTTTATGTGCTCGTTATTCTTTTTTATGCACCCAAAAGAGGGCTGATGAGGAGGAATAACTGGAATGAATTCCGAATTGTAGTAACTATCAATTTCCAGATGGCGCTGTTGCTGTCGCTGCTTCTCTATCTTTGCAGAGTCGGAACAAGATTCCCGAGATCGTTTTATATTGTACTGTTTTTCTTCAATGTAATCTGGATGTATCTGGGACGGGTATTTCTCAAAAATGTACTGTTTTCATTTTACAGAAATCCTCAAAATAGAAAACGTCTGTTTATCTGTTCTAATAAGGAAAATGCGCTGAAAGTGATGCACAAATTCGTGACCTCTTCTATGTATGACTATGAGGCGGTTGCCCTGATGCTGGTGGACAACCAGAAAACCGAGGAAAATGAGAGAGTGGCAATCTACCGGATATTGCATCGGGATTCCCGTTCGTATATGGAAGAAAGCAAGGAGAGCCTGGAAGATTTCCTCAGACATCAGGTGATTGATGAAGCTTTGCTCAGCCTTCCGGAGTCGGGCAGGGAAGAAATCAGCCGGTTTGTCAGCAGATTGGAGACGATGGGAATCAATACCCATGTGACGGTAAACAGTTTTATCCGTGGAAATAAGGAAAAGATGGTAGAAGATTTTGGCGTTTACCATGTACTGACCTACAGCCCAAGGATTTTTGAACCGACGGAAATGTTTTTGAAGAGGGCGATGGATATTGCCGGCGGGCTGGTCGGACTGATTTTGACCGGTGTTTTGAGTATCTTTGTCATTCCGGCAATTTGTCTTGAATCGCCGGGAGCGCCTATTTTCAAGCAGAGCAGGATAGGCAGAAACGGCCGCCGGTTTTATATTTATAAATTTCGTTCCATGTATAAAGATGCTGAAGAACGGAAAAAGGAGCTGATGGCCCAGAATGAGATGGATGGCCTGATGTTCAAAATGAAAGATGATCCGAGGATAACGAAGGTAGGAAAATTTATCCGGAAGACCAGCATTGATGAATTTCCACAGTTTTACAATGTCCTGAAGGGTGATATGAGCCTGGTTGGGACAAGGCCTCCCACAGAGGAAGAGTTTATGCAGTATGAGGAGCGCCATAAGAGAAGACTGAGCCTGAAACCGGGACTTACCGGTTTGTGGCAGGTGAAAGGCAGAAGCGAGATTACGGATTTTGAGGAAGTTGTCAAACTGGATCTCGAATACATAGATAACTGGACTATCTGGTCGGACATTAAGCTGCTGATTGAGACGGTATTTGTGGTGCTGTTCCAGAGGGGGGCAACCTGA